The Ogataea parapolymorpha DL-1 chromosome III, whole genome shotgun sequence nucleotide sequence GCTCTTCTCGACGGTACCGCGGGAACAGCTCTTTGTCGGTGTAATTTCTGTAGTTGTGCTGATACAGGTCGATTTGCGTATTGAGAGACACCTTGTGCTGGTACTGGGCCCAGTCATCGGACAGGTTCGGCAGCTTAGACAGCGACCGcacttttttctccttcaccttgCGCTTGTTGCGGCAATTTACACACGTCTGGTACCGAACAAGCATCTCGGGGTCCTCGTTCAGCCGTTTGACCCGGCACCGCGAGCattttttcaccatgtcGGGCGAGCTCGACGTGCGGGCCCGTTTCTGGctgccgccgccgccgTCGGCCCGTGTGTCGGCCTCAAGCTGGTTTTCTGGGATGTAAGGGTAATACTGCTGGCCATAGTACTGCTGCGAGAAGACAGAGGGCAATTGGTGGTGTTGAAGCGAGCGCAGCTGGTCGTCGACGTCGGCCAGAGTTATTGGGTGGCCCTGCTGCTGGGACTCGTTGGCGAGGGAGGCGATGCGCGCGTCGGTCTGTGTGGACATATTTCCCCAGATCTTATCAGCCTGAAAAGGATAATCTGACAATTAAGAAAGTGCAAAAAATTGCTTGGTGCTGTAAACAAATGGCATAAAGTGCGTGCGAGTTATGcgaaaaattatttattcaaAAAATGGCAAAGTCAGACTacgagagcgacgagctgctggacagcGAGGAGGATTACGAGCTCGAGAGCGAGGACGAATACGAGGAATACGGCcaggaggacgacgaggaagaggtgATCCCGAAACGGCGTGGGCGCCCGCTGATTGAGGAGGCCGTGGTCCAGGAGGTGGGCAAGCGGCGACGGGCCGCGCCGCGCACGTACAGGGAGCCGACCGAGGACGAATTGCCGTATTCTGAGGATCTGGACGATTCGGCTGACGGGTCGAGTCCCTCCACGGACCTTGCGCGGATGACAGAGCGGCAGCGGGCGAAATATATGGAGGCGGCCGAGGAGGACAGCGAGCGCCAGGGCAGcagcgagctgctggagctgacCAACGAGCGcagcaagaaaaacagtttacagaggaggagctgcagctGCGGCGGCTCGAGAACGCACGCAAGCGCAAGAACTTCACGATGAAACGgctggagatggagaaaCAGGACACATTAAATAAGTTATTGCTCAAGCGGGCCGACAAGGTGCGCAATCTCAAGAACCTGGAGGGCAAGGAGTacggcgacgaggagccgGCACCGGCAGAGGTGCCGCGGCGGCCTGTACTTGTGCACCCTGCGCTGTCGCGCTGGGACTGCAAGCTTCAAGAGGGCAAAGTGTTGAGCACGTATTCGTATAATGGATACCGATAGAGGGCATAACCCACCAGTAGTTGCTTCCCCCCACAGACACAGTGTGGGTGcgtcaaaaaaataaaacacAAATCGGGCTGTGGAATTTTCTTATGGCTCGCCAGATTCTCGCCACCTGTGGAGCGACCGTGTGTTTCGACCGGCTCATCCAGTACGTCCTGGACAAAAGGTTTTTTGCGCTCATACTACGGCTGGGCTACGATCGGCTGGTGGTGCAATACGGCAAAACCGCCGCCGGCAGAGAATTGGTGGAGAAACTGACGTCCGAGTATACCGTGCACGACAACGTGTTCACGGTGAATAGGCTCGAGGTACAATTGCTGGCGTTCGACCCGGACATTGTGAAAAAGTATACCGCGCAGAGCGATCTGGTGATTTCTCACGGGGGCACCGGGTCCGTGCTGGACACGTTACGATGCAACAAAAAACTTGTCGTGCTGATCAATACGGAGCTCGCAGACAACCACCAGCTCGAGATTGCCGAGGCGTTTGAGCAGGAGGGAGTGCTGGAGTACGTGCGTGGGGGGTTTTctgaatttttggaggttGTGGAAAGGGTCAATTGCCGAGAATTCGAGCCCCTGGCCATCCCCGAGGGCAAGGTTGTGGAAAGAATAATCTGGAGCTAACGGAACGGTGCTCAGCTCCGGAAGACCCGTGCAACGTGTAGTCCGTGGAGTACCGTGTGGTACCTGTTGATATATAAATCGGATTACTGTTTATTTAGGGCTCGATTCGTGGAGATCGCCGTTGCCGGACCGAGATACGAGGGGGCTGGTTTGCGAGGTTGCGCGCGAATAAAGTTTAGCCAGCCTTTGATCCCGCCATCAGAAAAAGCACCAAAACACATAGCCAAATGTGGTATTTTTCCCAATTTAGTATTTattaaatttaatttatccaaaaatggGCTAATTTAGACGAAAAAGGCATAGAAACAAATCCGGTTATCCCAGAGTGGGAAATAGCCACCATGGCTTGGTAAACAAATCAAGCCACGACGCACCGCGTCCGGTGTTGGCTTGCGCCTAGATTGATCTCTGGTCAGCATTGGCTGTCTCTGCTCACAAGATTTCTCCCGACAATCCTGGAGGTGAGCACCAGTAAAATATTCTCTTGCCGAGAGTCTCCCGAATCCAGTTTGATTGCGGGCACATGACGCGCAAAATCTGATTTCTATGCCGAAGCGAGGCTTTTCTTGGAAAATTGGTCGTGCGCCGCTGGCGTCGGAATCACTAAAAATTTACTAGAATTATGTGCATGATGATCTATCTCTATTTTTAGCTCTTCGGGGCACTATAAATTCTAATGAATTCCTCTACCCGAAGCCCAGCTTTCAAACATGAAATTCTCTGCTGCCATCTTCGCTGCCGGCGCCATCGCTGCTTACGTTCCATCTGAACCATGGTCCACCTTGACCCCTTCTGCCACCCTCAAGAGTGCAACCACTGATTACACCAAGACCTTCGGTATTGCTATCAACAAGGTTACCACTTCTTCCGCTTCAAAGGCCAAGAGAGACGTCGTTACCCAGATCGGTGACGGCCAAATCCAAGCTACCACTGCTACCGCAACcactgctgctgttgtgTCTCAAATCGGTGACGGCCAGATCCAAGCCACCACCGCCACACCTAAAACCACCGCTAAGACCACTTCGAAAACCACCGCCGCCGTGGTTACCCAAATTGGGGACGGCCAGATCCAAGCCACCACCGCCACTCCTAAGACCACCTCGAAAACTACCGCCGCCGTGGTTACCCAGATCGGTGACGGCCAGATTCAAGCTACCACTGCCACCCCTAAAACTGCTGCCGTCGTGACCCAGATCGGTGACGGCCAAATTCAGGCTACTACCGCTACTTCCAAGGCCGCTAAGACTACCGGAAATGTTGTTTCACAGATCGGTGATGGCCAGATCCAAGCCACTACCGCTACGTCCGCCCACAAGAGCGTCGTTTCACAAATCGGTGACGGCCAGATTCAGGCTACCACCGCCACCTCCTCCGTGGCTTCCCAGATCACCGACGGCCAGGTCCAGGCCTCCAGCACTGCTGCTGCTAGtggctcgtcctcgtccatcCCAACCTCCTGCAAGAGCAACGAGGCCCTTGCCATGGTCCTGAAGGGCGGTATCTTGACCGACGCCAAGGGAAGAATCGGATCGATCGTTGCTAACAGACAATTCCAATTCGACGGCCCTCCACCACAAGCAGGTGCTATCTACGCTGCTGGTTGGGCTATCTCCCCAGAAGGTTACCTTGCCATCGGTAACTCCACCACTTTCTACCAATGCTTGTCGGGCAACTTCTACAACCTGTACGACCAGTCCATTGGCGGCCAGTGTGAGCCTGTTCACCTCAACATTGTTGACTTGGTCTCGTGCTAAATTCGTTGACCAGTTTTACTTCCTTTTGGTTCTCTCGTCCTATTTTTCGGCATAGCATATAATGTATCCATACTAACTAATGATACTACAAAATTCCTAGGCATTTGAATAAATATCgaaatataaaaaaaatacttgTCTCTCTCACTCTCTTTTTTTGTTTTACCCGGCCCGGCTGTAATATCAGGAATTTACGGCAAAAAGAcaaatcatcaacaaccCTTGTTTCTTCACCCATTGCTAGCAATTCTTCAAACTTGATAGGATTAACTCTTGGAGAATGTCTGAAAACCCTCCAATCGATCTTATTGACGTTTGTCAATTGTCCTCTCTGGGCATCTCCCCGCAAtccttcaatttcatgGCAACAACGCTCCAGTCGGACCACTATGTTTGCTGTAGAGAAACATCGGAAGCGGGCAATTCCGTCGCCATCGTCGACctgaaaaacaacaacCAAGTCACCAGAAAATCCATGAGTGCCGACTCTGTCATCATGCACCCGTCCCAGAACGTCATTGCGTTGAGGGCAAACGGTACCACGCTCCAGATTTTCAATCTCTCCACCAAACAGAGACTCAAGTCCAACATCATGAGCGAGCCGGTGATattctggagctggctcGACGACTCCACCATCGGCCTCGTCACCGCGTCATCCATCTACACCTGGGCTGTGTTTGACGGCACAGAAAACGGGCCTGTCCAACTGACCGCTAGACACGTCTCCTTGGCCAACTGCCAGCTGACCAACCTGATCGCCAACTACAACCTCTCGTGGTTTGCGCTTTGCGGTATTGCACAGGAAAACGGAAGAATAGTCGGCCACATCCAGCTCTATTCCAAGGCAAGAAACGTCTCGCAGCCAATTGAGGGCCATGTGTGTGCCTTTGCCAAGTTCAAGCTCCAGAACTCCCCGGTCGATACTCAGCTGTTTGCATGTGCCTCCAGAACCGTCGATGGAGGAAATCTCCATGTTTTGGAAATCGACCACCAGGAAGGTGCCCCAGTGTTCACCAAGAAATCGGCCGATATCTTCTTCCCTGCAGAGATTGCAAATGATTTCCCTGTGGCCATCCATGTGTCCAACAAGTACGGTATTGTTTATGTGTTGACCAAATTCGGTTTCATCCATCTGTACGATCTGGAATCCGGCAAAAAGATCTTCCTGAACAGAATCTCTTCGGACCCTATTTTCACAGCCTCCAAGTTTGATGAAAGCGCCGGAATAATCGCTGTCAATAGAAGCGGTGCCGTTCTTGCTGTGGAAGTGGCCAGCGACAGAATTGTCAACTACATCCTTAAAAACCTGGGCGACGTTGAGCTGGCTTTGAATTTGGCCTCCAGAGCAGGACTTCCCGGAGCAGAGTCTCTTTTCGCGCAACAGTTCAATCAGACGCTTGCCCAAGGTGACTACGCCTCGGCAGTCAAGATTGCAGCGTCCTCTGTGCAATTGAGAACCCCAGACACCATTTCCAGACTGAAGACACTTCCAACGCCTCCAGGCCAACCTGCTCCTATTCTACAATATTTGGTCTATCTCCTGGACAGAGGCTCCCTGAATAAATATGAAACTCTCGAACTGGTGAGACCTCTGCTCCAACAAAATAGAATTGAAACGTTAGAGAAGTACctgaaggaagaaaaacttGACTACTCAGAAGAGTTGGGTGATCTTATCAAACCATACAACACGACTCTGGCCTTGGCTGTGTATTATAAGGCAGAGGTTCCGGCCAAGGTTGTGACGTGTCTTGGAGAGTTGGGCCAATTCGATAAGATCCTTCCATACTGCGAGAGATCCAATTATCATCCAAACTTTACCGTGCTGATTCAGAACATTTTGAGAGTCAACCCAGATAAGGCAGCTGAGTTTGCAACTCAACTCTACTCTCAACAGCCAGATTTAGATGTCCAGCAAGTTGCGGACATTTTCCTTTCTCAGAACTACATTCAACAAGGAACAGCATTCCTCTTGGACGCTTTGAAAGAGGATAAGCCTTCTGAAGGACATTTGCAAACCAGATTGCTCGAGGTCAACTTGTTACATGCTCCTCAAGTTGCGGACGCAATCCTGGGTAATGCCATGTTTTCTCATTACGATAGACCAACTATCGCCGCTTTGTGTGAGAAGGCTGGTCTTTACCAGAGGGCTCTAGAGCACTACGAGAACATCAAAGACATTAAGAGAGTGATTGTTCACTCCAACGTGTTGCCTGTTGACTGGTTGGTTGCATACTTTGGCAAGCTTAATGTTGAACAATCTGTTGCCTGTTTGAGAGAAATGCTGTCCCAAAACATGGCCCAGAACCTGCAAGTTGTGATCCAGGTCGCAACCAAGTACTCCGAGCTTATTGGTCCATCCACTTTGATCAAGATCTTTGAAGACTTCAAGTGTACTGAGGGTGAGTACTACTACTTGGCCTCGATTGTCAACCTGTCCCAGGACCCTGAAGTTGTTTTAAGATACATCCAGTGTGCTGCCAAACTGGGCCAGGTGAAGGAAATTGAAAGGGTTGTTAGAGAGAATAACGTCTACAACGGAGAAAAAGTCAAGAACTTCCTCAAGGAGGCTAAACTCCAAGACCAACTACCATTGATTGTTGTCTGCGATAGATTCAACTATGTTCACGACCTGATTCTCTATCTTTACAAGAACcatttcttcaaattcatCGAAGTTTATGTTCAACAGGTGAACCCATCCAAGACTGCTCAGGTTgttgctgctcttttggatGTCGACTGTGATGAGAGCGTGATCAAGTCGCTTTTGCAATCAGTTCTTGGCCAAGTTCCAATTGCCGAGCTTTGTGAGGAGGTTGAAAAGAGAAACAGACTCAAGATCCTGCTTCCATTCTTAGAGGCCACTTTGCAGTCCGGTGCCACTGACAAAGCTGTCTACGATACTCTGGCCAAAATTTACATTGACTCTAACAATAACCCAGAGAAATTCTTGGTGGAAAATGACCAGTACGATACTCTGGTTGTTGGTAAGTACTGCGAGAAGAGAGATCCATACCTCGCCTACATTGCGTACGACAAGGGAACGAATGACGACGAGTTGATCAGTATCACCAATGAAAACGCCATGTACAAGTACCAGGCCAGATACTTGCTCAAAAGATCAGACTTGGCTCTGTGGGGCAAAGTTTTGTCCGAGGACAACATTCATCGCAGACAGGTTGTTGACCAGGTTGTGGGAACAGCCGTTCCAGAGCTTGAGGACCCAGAGCCGATCTCAATTGCCGTCAAGGCGTTCATGGAGAACGATCTGCCAGGCGAACTGAcggagcttttggagaagattATCCTGGAGCCATCTCCATTTAGCGACAACCCATCCCTGCAGGCTCTGTTGATCTTAACTGCCATCAAGGTGGACAAGTCCAAGGTCAGCTCTTATATCGAAAAGCTGGATGCTTATGACCCAGATGAAGTTGCTCCGCTGTGTATCGAGAATGGCTTGCAAGAGGAGGCGTTTGAGATCTACAACAAGTTTGAGAGATACACCGAGGCTATGaaagttcttcttgaagACATCATGTCTCTAGACAGAGGTGAGGATTATGCCgagaagcttgaaaagcCAGAGTTGTGGTCCCAGCTGGGTGCTGCTCAGTTGAATGGCTTGAGAATCCCAGAGGCTATCAACTCGTACTTAAAGGCCAACGATCCATCCAACTTTGAGCAGGTCATTGACATCGCCGAGCATGCAGGtaaagaggaggagcttATTCCTTACTTGTTGATGGCTAGACAGACTCTAAGAGAGCCAAAGATTGATGGGGCAATTATTAATGCTTATGCTGCtctggacaagctgccTGAAATTGAGAAGTTCCTGCAATTGACCAACGTTGCTGATGTTGAGAGCATCGGAGACAAGTTGTATGCTAACAAGAACTACCAGGCTGCCAAGTTGCTGTATGCTAGTATCTCCAACTACTCGAAGCTGGCATCCACCTTGGTTTACCTCAAGGATTACCAATCTGCTGTTGACTGTGCTAGAAAGGCTTCCAATGTTTCTGTCTGGAAGCAGGTCAACCAGGCCTGTATTGACAACAAGGAGTTCAAGCTTGCGCAAATGTGTGGTTTGAACTTGATTGTCCATGCGGAGGaattggacgagctggtgaagcAATACGAGTACAATGGCTACTTCAAGGAGCTAATCCAactgtttgagaacggTCTTTCTCTGGAAAGAGCCCATATGGGTATGTTCACCGAACTGGCTATCCTTTACACCAAATATAGACCACAGGACACAATGGAGCATTTGAAGCTGTTCTGGTCTAGGCTGAACATTCCAAAGGTGATTAGAGCGTGCGAGAGCGCACACCTGTGGCCAGAACTGATCTTCCTTTACTGTCACTACGACGAGTGGGATAACGCTGCTCTGGCCATGATGGAGCGTTCCGAGACTGCGTTTGAACACT carries:
- a CDS encoding beta-1,4-N-acetylglucosaminyltransferase; the protein is MARQILATCGATVCFDRLIQYVLDKRFFALILRLGYDRLVVQYGKTAAGRELVEKLTSEYTVHDNVFTVNRLEVQLLAFDPDIVKKYTAQSDLVISHGGTGSVLDTLRCNKKLVVLINTELADNHQLEIAEAFEQEGVLEYVRGGFSEFLEVVERVNCREFEPLAIPEGKVVERIIWS
- a CDS encoding heat shock glycoprotein, which gives rise to MKFSAAIFAAGAIAAYVPSEPWSTLTPSATLKSATTDYTKTFGIAINKVTTSSASKAKRDVVTQIGDGQIQATTATATTAAVVSQIGDGQIQATTATPKTTAKTTSKTTAAVVTQIGDGQIQATTATPKTTSKTTAAVVTQIGDGQIQATTATPKTAAVVTQIGDGQIQATTATSKAAKTTGNVVSQIGDGQIQATTATSAHKSVVSQIGDGQIQATTATSSVASQITDGQVQASSTAAASGSSSSIPTSCKSNEALAMVLKGGILTDAKGRIGSIVANRQFQFDGPPPQAGAIYAAGWAISPEGYLAIGNSTTFYQCLSGNFYNLYDQSIGGQCEPVHLNIVDLVSC
- a CDS encoding Clathrin heavy chain; this translates as MSENPPIDLIDVCQLSSLGISPQSFNFMATTLQSDHYVCCRETSEAGNSVAIVDLKNNNQVTRKSMSADSVIMHPSQNVIALRANGTTLQIFNLSTKQRLKSNIMSEPVIFWSWLDDSTIGLVTASSIYTWAVFDGTENGPVQLTARHVSLANCQLTNLIANYNLSWFALCGIAQENGRIVGHIQLYSKARNVSQPIEGHVCAFAKFKLQNSPVDTQLFACASRTVDGGNLHVLEIDHQEGAPVFTKKSADIFFPAEIANDFPVAIHVSNKYGIVYVLTKFGFIHLYDLESGKKIFLNRISSDPIFTASKFDESAGIIAVNRSGAVLAVEVASDRIVNYILKNLGDVELALNLASRAGLPGAESLFAQQFNQTLAQGDYASAVKIAASSVQLRTPDTISRLKTLPTPPGQPAPILQYLVYLLDRGSLNKYETLELVRPLLQQNRIETLEKYLKEEKLDYSEELGDLIKPYNTTLALAVYYKAEVPAKVVTCLGELGQFDKILPYCERSNYHPNFTVLIQNILRVNPDKAAEFATQLYSQQPDLDVQQVADIFLSQNYIQQGTAFLLDALKEDKPSEGHLQTRLLEVNLLHAPQVADAILGNAMFSHYDRPTIAALCEKAGLYQRALEHYENIKDIKRVIVHSNVLPVDWLVAYFGKLNVEQSVACLREMLSQNMAQNLQVVIQVATKYSELIGPSTLIKIFEDFKCTEGEYYYLASIVNLSQDPEVVLRYIQCAAKLGQVKEIERVVRENNVYNGEKVKNFLKEAKLQDQLPLIVVCDRFNYVHDLILYLYKNHFFKFIEVYVQQVNPSKTAQVVAALLDVDCDESVIKSLLQSVLGQVPIAELCEEVEKRNRLKILLPFLEATLQSGATDKAVYDTLAKIYIDSNNNPEKFLVENDQYDTLVVGKYCEKRDPYLAYIAYDKGTNDDELISITNENAMYKYQARYLLKRSDLALWGKVLSEDNIHRRQVVDQVVGTAVPELEDPEPISIAVKAFMENDLPGELTELLEKIILEPSPFSDNPSLQALLILTAIKVDKSKVSSYIEKLDAYDPDEVAPLCIENGLQEEAFEIYNKFERYTEAMKVLLEDIMSLDRGEDYAEKLEKPELWSQLGAAQLNGLRIPEAINSYLKANDPSNFEQVIDIAEHAGKEEELIPYLLMARQTLREPKIDGAIINAYAALDKLPEIEKFLQLTNVADVESIGDKLYANKNYQAAKLLYASISNYSKLASTLVYLKDYQSAVDCARKASNVSVWKQVNQACIDNKEFKLAQMCGLNLIVHAEELDELVKQYEYNGYFKELIQLFENGLSLERAHMGMFTELAILYTKYRPQDTMEHLKLFWSRLNIPKVIRACESAHLWPELIFLYCHYDEWDNAALAMMERSETAFEHSSFKEIIVKVANLEIYYKAINFYLNTHPTLLTDLLTVLTPRLDLPRVIKIFVKSDNLPLIKPFLISVLDKNNSMVNQAYHDLLIEEEDYKSLRSVIDAHDKFDHLGLAERLEKHDLIFFRQIAAIIYRKNKKWNKAIGLLKADKLWADAIETAAMSNTVKVATDLLTYFVDTGNKECFVATLYACYHLIPHDVALELAWLHNLGDYIKPYEISVAKENQDRLSELYADLKERQAKETKTEEEQPALGQRLLLTNGTGIQAPPPIGFQPTGAGFGNGF